The following DNA comes from Nicotiana sylvestris chromosome 10, ASM39365v2, whole genome shotgun sequence.
tttgaaatattgaagttgaaaataaataaattcaagTCTCACCTATGAGCTAATGATAGAATTATAGAAACATGCTGATGTtgagcttaaagtatatatatttatatgtatatcgcctcatgttttacttttgtttcatGGATTTAGGATGTAAAATGtgttgatttatattaatttgatatgtttttatgtgtaggaatgattTGGAAGCAATCAAGGGCGATATGTGCAAAATTAGTGCCAAAACAGACGAAAATAGGAAAGTTGGGCAGTGCAGTGCCACAGGCAGCGCCTAGCCCTACATGTGGTGCCAGAAATAGAAACTCCAAATTAGAAGCACCATGGAGGTTGCCTAGTGCTAGCCAAGGCACCAGAGATgtgaattttctccaatttcgccagggacaaggttatttcggctCAAGACCTCTCTAACTCGTAAAAAAGGAGTTCTAAACCTATTTTGGGAGATATCTAACATATTTTGAAGGGGATCTAACATACTTTGAAAGAGAATTTACATGGGGGAACacacaccacgcttggaggaggcttctaccTAGTTTTTCTTCTatgttcttcttttaattttatagtttattagttctagagttttgggtgctacatgaacgttgtagtttgaagcttgaattgttcttattattttatcatattggtttatttattcaatcttgcacttaattatttgattgcttgatcaccgtTTGAAtattatctacgaatctaggattgaactcgggagagggaattctagattgcatataagattgagtagagcaagatttTAACTCTGAGGAGggcggatttgcggttaggataggaatatacctaattggcttgcttggttattatacgagaattataaatgcattcttgttaatcctaattccatagaaatataggcgttaggttagcttgaataggcgattTATACTTCGGGAGAaagctacgagcaatattaaccccgtCAATCAATAAACTAAATAAATTAATTATATGATTTAAGTGGAAAACTCCACGAGATTGTTAGCCAACCCATCtttgttttctttaatttcttaGTTTACTACTCTAGATTATCTTTAGTTAAATATAAGATTCGCTTGAATggattaattgtttggtttaatttagttgatagttaatcataagtccctgtgggtacgatatctggacttacaatcctatattacttgtcgaccacgtatacttgcgtgtgcgtttgggagcaacaagtttttggcgccgttgctggggacttagaaattaactagtctactagattagatttttactttttgtctactcaattttttttattattatttttatcttagtTTAATATTTACTATCTTTGTTGATATGACATCATGGAATGATAATTGGCCGAATATTGATTATTCTTATTATAGTGATCCTTGTCCGTATTGTGGGAGACCACACTTGTGGAAATATTGTGAATCTCAATCATATGGATGTAATTTTTGTAATGTGTGTGGTTGTCAAGGTGGTcattgggatggttgtcctaattcttattatccttcttagagttcttattataatgtttctaataatgtttatgagtttgataggAGCAATGAAGTGGAGGATATGGAAATCGTGGCTCGTATTATGGACATGATGAGGCAAGTAGCGGAGCAACAGGACGTGATAATGAGGTAAGTAGCCGAGCAACAAGATGAAAATCGAAAGACTATACAAAGAATTAGTGCAGCAATCATGAGAATGAAGGCCGAGGTGGAGGAAGTGGCTGAAGAGAGCGAATTCGCACCAAAAGATAATTTAGAAGAAGCAGATATAGGGAGATAATCTTGGCTAGAGGAACAAGCTCAACTAATAAAAATCTCATGAGTTTCTCCGtgatggtctttcaaatatgacAGAACAGCTGATTGACGAAAGAACTGAGCTCAGGCAAGAGATAGACCAATTTGGCTTAGATATCCATGACCTGCatgatcaattgaataaaaaggttgAGGCGTCTGATACCCTACAACCAATTGTTTTGGATACTGGCCAGCTTGTGGAGCGGAAAGAGGAATTCCAACTATTCAacaaaatattattaatgatgcCAAGGTTGATGAAGCGTGTAAAATTGAGGATGTTAAAAATAATACAATTTTGGAGTTGGAGTGCATTGGACCTCATTCTAAACacttttcaacattgtgtttggttgGTGACATGGGAATTGATCCAGTAGAGCATATGGAGGAGTCAATGGATGAGGAACAAAGTatttatattctgaaatttgtcATACCAAGGAGGCAAAACGACATTCCTTACTTAAGggccaagaagtgcaagatgcgaTATCTATTGTTTGGTTCCTTTATTTTTATACCACCGCCCCAGGAACATGACagaaaaattgatgcaaaattggGGGTGCAATTCATATTTTCAAAGTGgaaggaaaagtggtgaaagtgatgATGTCGTGCTGcgatgttaaatcaagcgcttgttgggaggcaacccaattttatttttcttttttactctTGCTTATTTTTTTATTGTGTTATTATTTGTAGTGTTGTTTTCGTCTTATGTAGGAGTACAAGCATGGATTCAAAGCCAATAGGCATGTGCAAAAGCGAGCAGATGGTTGAAACTAAGTGTAAGGTACCCGCACAAGGGATCatacctgggagaagtctgagtatcccgcAACTGCTAATTCTTCGTCCTTTAGCCTACTAGGGAGActcttttaccctcttgttatTTTTTGTGTGTATTGaggacattgcacaattttaagtgtggggtgaggagattatcTGGGTGATTTTATGTGCTATCTTAGCTTAGTTGTAGTCATTGTTCTTAGTGTAGtagtttttgtttaaaaaaaaaaaggggaaaacaaaATCGAGCAAATTTGAACTTTTTCCGACGATAGATTTTGTGGACaactttcttgagggattaaggtccaattaaaaaaatccaaaaatatgtcttttatttttctttaggtAGCAATAATCCCCCGTGATTTTTTTTTGTGCATCGGTTCTTTTTCATGGGATGTAGTTTGAACCGGATagtagtttttattttatttttttagagtAGATTAGGACTTTAGGAAATAAAAGGGGGAAGGGTGATGAACTTAGGTCCCTTTGACTTATTTGATAGTAGCATATTTAAGCTTTGGCATGTGGAGTGTCTACCCAATATTTTGAAATTGTTCATGATGTCTTGATGAAATTAGATAGCATGTTTTGTGATGCCTATGTCTCTTTTGCTTGACTTATATTCACTTTGTGCTTTATGTTTAATATCTTGTGGTTCCGTGAATACTTGCATTGTTTGAGAGTCGGAATGAGACCGTCCTTAGTGAGTCATGAGCCATGTGTGAAGTGAGGTTTATGTAGTCCGTGTTATTGTGATTgaatctagaacttgcccggtatgtgagttaaagcgaaattttaggtgatgctcggtttgaaaaataattttaggctttctttgatctttttgagCATAATACTTATCACAAAATAAAAACTATCCCTAGTGAACCTTTTTAAGCTGACTTTTAATTGGCACCCACATTATGAGCCTATACCCTTTTATTCTTAAGTGATATTATTTTGATCTTATTACCTCTTAGGGCACTTTAATTATGAAATGAGTGCTAGAAGAAATAAggactaagtgtggggtggcttttgaggGGAACCAATGAATGAAGAAAGGTGCACTTATTTTGTATAAGAATACACCACTAGCGgaaattgaaaaaggaaaaagactagttgaaagaaaaaaagaaaacaaataaagaaaaattcgaaaaaaaagagaagggaaatTGAGATGATTAAATTGTTGTCTTGTCCTTGCTAGTGGGGTATAAATTAATGTAGTGCTTAAAGAAAGAGGGAATCATTTTGGGAGAAATCTTGTTTGTGAAATTAAAGTGGATTGAAGAAATTGTGCTTAAAGTTTattatgtgatgtgttaaagtgcttaggagggtgaaCCACTAATCCTAAATATATCCTATCGTCGTTTAGCCCACAGTACAACCATATAAtgtcctaattgattttagatcgagtgagcctacattagtggagatTTACATTAtaggcaagcctatggtactttttgcatgcatgtgacttctttgtgagagtgagaaaGTTTCTTTGATAGatgtgagtccttaaattatattTGATCATAAGATTCGAATGTGCGGATTCAACTTACTCTCTTGTTCTTGTTGTGAGGGCACATGGTTCACGAGGAATAGGTAACATTATTAGACTTCTCCGTGATTTTGGGTGTTCAAGTCATGAGTgcattgatatatatatatatatatatatatatatatatatatatatatatgagttggcttttgaggctaggattgttataAGCACGTTATTGTGAATATGTGAAGAATGGCGTAAGTAAAGGGAAGTGTAAGTGATTGTATATGCTATAGTTTAATTGTTGCGACCAATCATGGTCAAGGGTAGAGTGTATGGTTAAAAGTTGAATTGCTCCTCTATAATTGAGATGTACTTTGTTGGGGGTATATTTGTTAGtcccattgctcgaggacgagcaaaagtctaagtgtggggtgttgatgttgagcttaaagtatatatatttatatatatatcgcctcatgttttacttttgtttcgtgGATTTAGGATATAAAATGTGTTGGTTTATATTAATTTGATGTGTTTTTATGTATAGGAATGATCCGGAAGCAATCGGGGGCGATATGTGCAAAATTAGAGCCAAAACGGACGAAAACAGGAAAGTTAGGCAGTGTAGCGTCAAAGGCAGCGCCTAGCCCTACCTATGCGCCAGAAATAGAAATTCCAAATTACCAGCGCCATGGAGGTTGCCTGGCGCTAGCCAGGGCACCCGAGACGTGAATTTTCTCTAATTTTGCcagggacaaggttatttcggcccaAGACCCCTCTAACTAGTAAAAAAGGAGTTCTAAACCTAATTTGGGAGATATCCAACATATTTTGAAGGGGATCTAACATACTTTGAAGGAGAATTTACATGGGGGAACacacaccacgcttggaggagACTTTTacctagtttttcttctcttttcttcttttaatttcataatttattagttctagagttttgggtgctacatgagcgttgaagtttgaagcttgaattgttcttattattttatcatattagtttatttactcaattgcgcttaattatttgattgcttgatcaccaattgaatattatctacgaatctaggattgaactcgggagagggaattctaggttgcatataagattgagtagagcaagatcttaactctgagCGGGGCAGAtatgcggttaggataggaatatacctaatcgccttgcttggttattatacggaaattataaatgcgttcttattaatcctaattccataggaatataggcgttaggttagcttgaataagcgagttgtacttcgggagaaggctacgagcaatattaaccccgttaatcaataaactagataaattaattaTACGATTTAAGTGGtaaactcaacgggattgttagccaacccatagctctagaatattctcTCCCATTGAATTCGTCTTTAAGCTTGTcgttattttctttaatttcttagTTTACTACTCTAGATTATCTTTTGTTAAATATAAGATTCgtttgaatagattaattgtttgatataatttagttgatagttaatcacaagtttCTATAGGTACAATATTTGGACTTATAATCTTATATTACTTGTCAATCACATATACTTGCGTGTGTGTTTGGAAGTAACACGTGCCATCAGCCAAACCTAATCAAGCTTCTACCGATTTCTTAATGCTCGCATGGAAAAGGGTTTGTCCTTTGTTAGCTAGTTATTGACTTAAAATTGTACTTGTACTAGTATGGCAATTAAAATACATTTAACACAGAGCTCGAGCAAATATTAAATTATACATAATTAAACATAAGTTAGGGAATGATGAACGGGCAGAAAGAAAGCAAAGAAAAGAGGAAAGTGAGAAAGTAAATGTCAGGAATTGTACCTGATGAATCAGACTTTGTACCATAAAGAAAAGAACCAATCagcttctcttctttttttaaatttcatATTTATCGATGTAACAAATAAAGCACTAGTCACTTTCAAGTTTCAACCCTTcctcctaaaaaaaaaaaaaagtttcaacCCTTCCTGGTCAGTTTTCACAACTTTCCAAAAGCTAATTTAACCAAAGATTTAGACCaaccaaaaaagaaagaaaaaagcacTAAAACAATGCTTTGCAAGAATAAGGACCACACTGCAAAATACACCAAAACTTACTAGTGTATTAACTAGTAAGTACTTCTTATTTATGTTTTGATTTATGTGACACTTTTCACTTGTGGAGATTTAAGTTTTTCAATTTTGATTGTAACTTTCAACATAAAATCTTtaacattttgagataaaatttACTCCAcatatttaaaaattaattaaaaaatttacTATCAATcacaataattaataatttaaaatatttaaaaagcaTATGAAAGAATCACAATTAAAGAAGAATTCGTTTGACTCTCAAAATTCGAACAccttcacataaattaaaacggatgGAGCACTTCTTATCTCTCAGCAGACTCAAGGGTAGACTGAGTAATTAAGACAAATTATAAATTGGCGTACTGGATTCTTGGTCACTTAAACTGGTATCGGTTTGTAAAGCCGATACATGAACTTATatttttcccatttgaacactccaaCTTGACGGAATGAATATTAATAAATATTTTCTGTTAAACGTGTTCGCCAATCGCTCATACATGAATGTCATGTCACATATTTGGTCTTTATTATATGACATGTGGATTTGTGGGTCCTATATTATTAGGAAAAAAAttaatctttaattttttttttatttctttttctttctcttttttctccacCTTCATCCCCACTACCCCAATCACTCTCTATCGTGCTTTCATCTTCCCCGCCACCCATTTACGCAGAATCCATGTAATAGAATCCAAGATCCGTGAAATTTTCATTCTTGCACTCAGTTCTACTATGACTGAAGGCAAGATTGTCAGTTGGGTCAAAACTGAAGGTGATAAACTTGCTAAAGGTGAAATAGTTCTTGTTGTTGAATCAGATAAAGCTGACATGGATATTGAATCTTTTTACGATGGTTATTTAGCTACTATTATTGTTCCTGAAGGTGGGTCCGCTCCAGTGGGCTCCACCATTGCTCTTCTTGCTGAATCTGAAGATGAAATTTCACTTGCAAAGGCGAAAATTCCGACATCCATTTCGTATTCCAGTCAAGAAATGACTACTCCGGCTGCTGTTGTAACCGAAGAGGTGGTTTCTCCGGTAGCAACAGCAGTCGAGGTTTCATCATCCAATGCGGGGCCCgctaaaatgtgaaaagaaacATTTACCCCCAAGAGAATAAAATCATTAAAAGAACAGGGAAATAGGTAAAGTAGGATTTTGCATACTTCACATGAATGATTAATCAAATGAGCAATGCTTCCCGCCCTTGTGCAATACTTTACATGAAtgatagaaaatgaaaaaaaattacaGGACGGGGGAATTCGTTTGGGAAGATGAGAGAGGTGGGAGGGGAGGGAAAAGAGAAagatcttttttttctttcttgtttatattttattctatttttaatattttttaataaaaataaaattattcacGCGTCTTGGCAGCATGATTTGCACACAATTTAGTCATGCCAGCTGTGCCATTTTCACATAGGTTTGGTCAATGCtcaaatgtgtttattagtaTTCATTCcgtcaagttgaagtgtccaaACGAGAAAAATATAAGTTCAAATATAGGCTTTACAAATcgatacaagtttaagtggccaggaagccatTACGCCTTATAAATTTGGTAGTAAATACACAATTCATAAAGTTCAAATTCTAACTCCTCCTTCCCCGTAGTTTTTAGTTGTTGAAACATCCATACCAAAAAGTGTATTGTGTTGACCAATAATTACATTAATTACTAATTTGGCTTATGAAAATAAACTGGTTTTGGTGACGGAGGTATAATTGTTTAATGAAGACAGGGATTTAAAGTTTCTCTCTGCATTATTAAGTTGTTAGAGATTTGTTGAGACTTGGAGTATAATAATGATTAATGAACATTTGTAAAGTTTACCTATTAGTTATGGAATATAATTGTGAATGAAAGTCTAGAAAAAGCATAAACTTGGTACAAGTGTTGATAATATAATGTCATAAATGGCATTTCAACCTCCATTAATGGTTTCCTACCACGCCAACAAAATAACTCATTTGCCATCATAATATTTGATTTATCAACCATTATCAAGAACCCAT
Coding sequences within:
- the LOC138879077 gene encoding dihydrolipoyllysine-residue acetyltransferase component 5 of pyruvate dehydrogenase complex, chloroplastic-like, which produces MTEGKIVSWVKTEGDKLAKGEIVLVVESDKADMDIESFYDGYLATIIVPEGGSAPVGSTIALLAESEDEISLAKAKIPTSISYSSQEMTTPAAVVTEEVVSPVATAVEVSSSNAGPAKM